In Juglans microcarpa x Juglans regia isolate MS1-56 chromosome 8D, Jm3101_v1.0, whole genome shotgun sequence, the following are encoded in one genomic region:
- the LOC121242133 gene encoding uncharacterized protein LOC121242133: MEAGATCSKTSRLSSYEKLVAIGLALLAVISPLYIDRRPVISDSELDEEPVSLVPWLHLMLLVLILAITLSSYLERCFTRSDPYWIHRVGGSSGGLIVILVLLVLVLKCKASGKSWEA, from the coding sequence ATGGAGGCTGGCGCTACATGCAGCAAGACAAGCAGGCTTTCTTCATATGAGAAGCTGGTGGCTATAGGCTTGGCCCTTCTAGCTGTGATTTCTCCTCTCTATATCGACAGGAGACCGGTGATTAGTGATTCAGAACTCGATGAGGAGCCCGTCAGCCTTGTTCCTTGGCTTCATCTAATGCTGTTGGTGTTGATATTGGCCATCACTCTATCAAGTTACTTGGAACGGTGCTTTACCAGGTCTGATCCTTATTGGATACACAGAGTTGGTGGTTCTTCTGGTGGTCTAATTGTGATTCTTGTGCTTCTTGTACTGGTTTTGAAGTGTAAAGCCTCTGGAAAGAGCTGGGAGGCTTAA